Proteins from a genomic interval of Syngnathus typhle isolate RoL2023-S1 ecotype Sweden linkage group LG15, RoL_Styp_1.0, whole genome shotgun sequence:
- the si:ch211-114c12.2 gene encoding serine/arginine repetitive matrix protein 1 isoform X2, producing MVRPHFGPPRIKPSRSYDGHGSGHREGNYSPNSKARRDPHGHPGKPHANWSESRGRGRPPPDRRAPLMEDREPRFNNWRSHNQDSYQSYPPKMEPHHSQRRPPSSRPNRSPHAPHQSSARSPPRGPPGHRGPPPHGHSSSHRSPSPRRVRGHPGDKRPGPPPAFQGSFRDPKREPGFPQQEPRHRGPRGDVSPRERPFVDSGHGKKRWNDGGAFSHPHNGQHGPPVPQRSPREMHGRGSCPERWSSEQDSRRQRGPMERQGGRPHSMESAKDLPRLPLFRPPPWKGGPPPSSSFHRSPPDRQLMGPPRKRRLSEVSMSSSIPPQDHSGPKYPRRERIPLLSIPRPFGGRPLSLRDRSFIFKGRQMRFEPPMRLRIPPPFRPRPHLGDMPPRGPPSSVLAIRKKRFQSDPVPLKRLQPRAQQSPDRDEDQAGRSLRETNTRKEQVESRRSLNTHRSSPVEKRDLVVVSHWAAGPSTSKEDSPSKDRSPKSKTDASLSNPPTKADSRSQSPERKRGYLERRTFRPVNIIADRPFRRPGPMQRPKFLGPRKPGPEPSENFRRPLMNLVPRPFPNQKPVFRKSYSIMSKYRNMRVMRQRAPFNRGPPQQRW from the exons ATGGTCCGACCACATTTTGGACCTCCACGCATAAAGCCCAG CAGATCCTATGATGGTCATGGCAGTGGGCACAGAGAAGGTAATTATTCCCCAAACTCAAAAGCAAGAAGAGACCCCCACGGCCACCCAGGAAAGCCCCATGCAAACTGGAGCGAGTCGAGGGGTAGAGGTCGACCCCCACCCGACAGAAGAGCTCCACTTATGGAAGACCGAGAGCCACGTTTCAATAACTGGAGGTCGCACAATCAGGATTCCTATCAATCATATCCTCCTAAAATGGAACCACATCACAGCCAGAGGAGACCGCCTTCATCCAGACCAAACCGTTCCCCGCATGCCCCGCATCAATCATCAGCCCGCAGTCCTCCACGAGGGCCCCCAGGTCATAGGGGTCCTCCTCCTCATGGCCACTCCTCATCTCACAGATCACCCTCCCCGAGACGTGTTCGAGGCCATCCCGGTGACAAGAGGCCTGGCCCCCCACCCGCCTTTCAGGGCTCTTTCAGAGACCCCAAAAGAGAGCCTGGTTTCCCCCAACAGGAGCCGAGGCATCGAGGCCCCCGTGGGGATGTCAGTCCAAGAGAGAGGCCCTTTGTGGACTCTGGTCACGGCAAGAAGCGATGGAACGACGGCGGAGCATTCTCTCATCCGCATAATGGCCAACACGGGCCTCCGGTGCCTCAGCGGAGCCCAAGAGAGATGCATGGGAGAGGCTCGTGTCCAGAGAG GTGGTCATCTGAGCAAGACTCCAGAAGGCAACGTGGTCCCATGGAGAGGCAGGGCGGCAGACCCCACAGCATGGAGAGTGCAAAAGATCTCCCTCGGCTCCCCCTTTTCAGACCCCCACCTTGGAAAGGAGGCCCGCCGCCATCTTCGTCCTTCCACAGGAGCCCCCCGGACAGGCAACTGATGGGTCCCCCCCGCAAGAGGAGACTATCAGAAGTCAGCATGTCCTCATCCATCCCGCCACAGGATCACAGTGGCCCTAAATACCCCAGAAGAGAGAGAATTCCACTCCTCAGTATTCCCAGACCATTTGGTGGTAGACCTTTATCACTTAGGGATAGAAGTTTCATATTTAAAGGCAGACAAATGCGATTTGAGCCCCCCATGAGACTAAGAATTCCTCCACCTTTCAGACCCAGGCCGCATCTGGGTGACATGCCCCCTCGGGGACCTCCCAGCTCTGTTCTTGCTATCAGAAAGAAGCGTTTCCAGTCTGATCCTGTTCCCTTGAAAAGGCTGCAACCAAGAGCTCAACAGTCCCCCGACAGAGATGAAGACCAAGCCGGCAGGTCCCTGCGTGAGACTAATACCAGAAAAGAACAGGTGGAGTCTCGTCGCTCCTTGAATACGCACAG ATCTTCCCCCGTCGAGAAACGAGACCTTGTCGTCGTCTCTCACTGGGCGGCCGGCCCAAGCACATCCAAGGAAGACTCTCCTTCGAAAGACCGAAGCCCAAAGTCCAAAACTG ACGCGTCTCTGAGCAACCCACCAACAAAAGCTGACTCAAGATCACAATCGCCAGAAAGAAAACGAGGATATCTGGAGAGAAGAACCTTCAG GCCAGTTAATATAATAGCTGACAGGCCCTTCAGACGACCTGGACCCATGCAA AGACCAAAGTTTCTCGGACCCAGAAAGCCTGGCCCCGAGCCGTCTGAGAATTTTCGACGACCACTCATG AACTTGGTGCCACGCCCCTTCCCAAACCAAAAGCCAGTGTTCCGAAAAAGTTACAGTATCATGTCCAAGTACCGCAACATGAGAGTGATGCGACAGCGTGCGCCGTTCAACCGAGGACCCCCCCAACAGCGCTGGTGA
- the si:ch211-114c12.2 gene encoding basic salivary proline-rich protein 2 isoform X4, with amino-acid sequence MVRPHFGPPRIKPSRSYDGHGSGHREGNYSPNSKARRDPHGHPGKPHANWSESRGRGRPPPDRRAPLMEDREPRFNNWRSHNQDSYQSYPPKMEPHHSQRRPPSSRPNRSPHAPHQSSARSPPRGPPGHRGPPPHGHSSSHRSPSPRRVRGHPGDKRPGPPPAFQGSFRDPKREPGFPQQEPRHRGPRGDVSPRERPFVDSGHGKKRWNDGGAFSHPHNGQHGPPVPQRSPREMHGRGSCPERWSSEQDSRRQRGPMERQGGRPHSMESAKDLPRLPLFRPPPWKGGPPPSSSFHRSPPDRQLMGPPRKRRLSEVSMSSSIPPQDHSGPKYPRRERIPLLSIPRPFGGRPLSLRDRSFIFKGRQMRFEPPMRLRIPPPFRPRPHLGDMPPRGPPSSVLAIRKKRFQSDPVPLKRLQPRAQQSPDRDEDQAGRSLRETNTRKEQVESRRSLNTHRSSPVEKRDLVVVSHWAAGPSTSKEDSPSKDRSPKSKTDASLSNPPTKADSRSQSPERKRGYLERRTFRPVNIIADRPFRRPGPMQRPKFLGPRKPGPEPSENFRRPLMPVFRKSYSIMSKYRNMRVMRQRAPFNRGPPQQRW; translated from the exons ATGGTCCGACCACATTTTGGACCTCCACGCATAAAGCCCAG CAGATCCTATGATGGTCATGGCAGTGGGCACAGAGAAGGTAATTATTCCCCAAACTCAAAAGCAAGAAGAGACCCCCACGGCCACCCAGGAAAGCCCCATGCAAACTGGAGCGAGTCGAGGGGTAGAGGTCGACCCCCACCCGACAGAAGAGCTCCACTTATGGAAGACCGAGAGCCACGTTTCAATAACTGGAGGTCGCACAATCAGGATTCCTATCAATCATATCCTCCTAAAATGGAACCACATCACAGCCAGAGGAGACCGCCTTCATCCAGACCAAACCGTTCCCCGCATGCCCCGCATCAATCATCAGCCCGCAGTCCTCCACGAGGGCCCCCAGGTCATAGGGGTCCTCCTCCTCATGGCCACTCCTCATCTCACAGATCACCCTCCCCGAGACGTGTTCGAGGCCATCCCGGTGACAAGAGGCCTGGCCCCCCACCCGCCTTTCAGGGCTCTTTCAGAGACCCCAAAAGAGAGCCTGGTTTCCCCCAACAGGAGCCGAGGCATCGAGGCCCCCGTGGGGATGTCAGTCCAAGAGAGAGGCCCTTTGTGGACTCTGGTCACGGCAAGAAGCGATGGAACGACGGCGGAGCATTCTCTCATCCGCATAATGGCCAACACGGGCCTCCGGTGCCTCAGCGGAGCCCAAGAGAGATGCATGGGAGAGGCTCGTGTCCAGAGAG GTGGTCATCTGAGCAAGACTCCAGAAGGCAACGTGGTCCCATGGAGAGGCAGGGCGGCAGACCCCACAGCATGGAGAGTGCAAAAGATCTCCCTCGGCTCCCCCTTTTCAGACCCCCACCTTGGAAAGGAGGCCCGCCGCCATCTTCGTCCTTCCACAGGAGCCCCCCGGACAGGCAACTGATGGGTCCCCCCCGCAAGAGGAGACTATCAGAAGTCAGCATGTCCTCATCCATCCCGCCACAGGATCACAGTGGCCCTAAATACCCCAGAAGAGAGAGAATTCCACTCCTCAGTATTCCCAGACCATTTGGTGGTAGACCTTTATCACTTAGGGATAGAAGTTTCATATTTAAAGGCAGACAAATGCGATTTGAGCCCCCCATGAGACTAAGAATTCCTCCACCTTTCAGACCCAGGCCGCATCTGGGTGACATGCCCCCTCGGGGACCTCCCAGCTCTGTTCTTGCTATCAGAAAGAAGCGTTTCCAGTCTGATCCTGTTCCCTTGAAAAGGCTGCAACCAAGAGCTCAACAGTCCCCCGACAGAGATGAAGACCAAGCCGGCAGGTCCCTGCGTGAGACTAATACCAGAAAAGAACAGGTGGAGTCTCGTCGCTCCTTGAATACGCACAG ATCTTCCCCCGTCGAGAAACGAGACCTTGTCGTCGTCTCTCACTGGGCGGCCGGCCCAAGCACATCCAAGGAAGACTCTCCTTCGAAAGACCGAAGCCCAAAGTCCAAAACTG ACGCGTCTCTGAGCAACCCACCAACAAAAGCTGACTCAAGATCACAATCGCCAGAAAGAAAACGAGGATATCTGGAGAGAAGAACCTTCAG GCCAGTTAATATAATAGCTGACAGGCCCTTCAGACGACCTGGACCCATGCAA AGACCAAAGTTTCTCGGACCCAGAAAGCCTGGCCCCGAGCCGTCTGAGAATTTTCGACGACCACTCATG CCAGTGTTCCGAAAAAGTTACAGTATCATGTCCAAGTACCGCAACATGAGAGTGATGCGACAGCGTGCGCCGTTCAACCGAGGACCCCCCCAACAGCGCTGGTGA
- the lipia gene encoding lipase member H isoform X2: MSLWPFLILLLAITADICKAKECADLIDLDLAHAIIGTSLKIRLLLFTRDTIHCGSLLSHTNFLAEPNFNLSRPTTFVIHGFRPTGSPPVWAHKMTELLLARNDINVIMVDWNNGAANLNYFKVVENTHKAGENLTAFLKLMKEHRASPSDIHIIGISLGAHISGFVGANLNGTIGRITALDPAGPLFTGTSLEDRLDPTDAQFVDALHTDIDGLGYREPIGHIDFYANEGTDQPGCPKTIFSGTAYFKCDHQRSVYLYLESLNQSCSSRAFPCASFKDFKDGKCTSCTQFGDAGCPVFGYNINKWRHILLKLGQTKTYFTTNDKAPFCMANYRLDVVVWNEAEHWGYITAKLHGNGTDAVAYIDRAAQFKKFTETKLFAQFDSDLPSVTKMSLTFSTGNVFKPKYKLRILWIRLTHLERHDRPLCRYDLVLEESKEVSFTPLPCQDSNF, encoded by the exons ATGTCCCTGTGGCCATTCCTGATACTTCTCTTGGCAATAACTGCAGATATATGCAAAG CTAAAGAATGTGCGGACTTAATAGATTTAGATCTGGCTCACGCGATCATCGGGACCAGCCTCAAGATAAGATTGCTGCTTTTCACCAGGGACACAATACACTGCGGCTCGCTTCTGTCTCACACCAACTTCTTGGCCGAGCCTAACTTCAACCTTTCTCGACCCACGACCTTTGTCATCCACGGGTTTCGGCCCACGGGCTCGCCCCCCGTGTGGGCTCACAAAATGACAGAACTGCTTCTGGCCAGAAATGACATCAACGTCATAATGGTGGACTGGAATAACGGAGCTGCTAACTTGAATTATTTCAAGGTGGTGGAGAACACACACAAGGCTGGAGAAAACCTCACTGCCTTTCTTAAACTGATGAAG GAGCACCGTGCCTCTCCGAGTGATATCCATATCATCGGAATAAGTCTTGGCGCTCACATATCTGGTTTTGTGGGCGCGAACTTGAACGGCACAATTGGAAGGATTACAG CTCTGGATCCTGCAGGGCCCTTGTTCACCGGAACTTCCCTAGAGGACCGTCTGGATCCCACAGACGCCCAGTTTGTCGATGCTCTGCACACAGACATCGATG GCTTGGGTTACAGAGAACCTATTGGTCACATTGATTTTTATGCCAATGAAGGAACAGATCAACCTGGCTGCCCTAAAACCATCTTCTCAG gaACAGCCTACTTTAAATGTGACCATCAGAGATCAGTGTACCTCTACCTTGAGTCTTTGAATCAAAGTTGCAGCAGCAGAGCCTTCCCGTGCGCTTCGTTCAAGGATTTCAAGGACGGCAAGTGTACGAGCTGTACGCAGTTTGGGGATGCTGGATGCCCTGTTTTTG GTTACAACATCAACAAGTGGAGACACATTTTGTTGAAACTGGGCCAAACCAAAACTtacttcaccacaaatgacaAGGCTCCATTCTGCA TGGCCAATTACAGACTGGATGTGGTGGTATGGAATGAGGCGGAACACTGGGGTTATATCACTGCTAAACTTCACGGCAACGGTACAGACGCAGTGGCATACATTGACCG AGCAGCCCAGTTCAAGAAGTTCacagagacaaagttgttcgcACAGTTTGACAGCGACCTACCGTCAGTGACCAAGATGTCTCTCACGTTCTCCACTGGGAATGTTTTCAAACCCAAATATAAACTGCGCATTCTTTGGATACGTCTCACACATCTGGAACGACACGACAG GCCTCTGTGTCGCTACGACCTGGTTCTGGAGGAGAGCAAAGAGGTTTCCTTCACCCCGCTTCCCTGCCAGGACTCCAATTTCTGA
- the si:ch211-114c12.2 gene encoding uncharacterized protein si:ch211-114c12.2 isoform X1: protein MVRPHFGPPRIKPSRSYDGHGSGHREGNYSPNSKARRDPHGHPGKPHANWSESRGRGRPPPDRRAPLMEDREPRFNNWRSHNQDSYQSYPPKMEPHHSQRRPPSSRPNRSPHAPHQSSARSPPRGPPGHRGPPPHGHSSSHRSPSPRRVRGHPGDKRPGPPPAFQGSFRDPKREPGFPQQEPRHRGPRGDVSPRERPFVDSGHGKKRWNDGGAFSHPHNGQHGPPVPQRSPREMHGRGSCPERWSSEQDSRRQRGPMERQGGRPHSMESAKDLPRLPLFRPPPWKGGPPPSSSFHRSPPDRQLMGPPRKRRLSEVSMSSSIPPQDHSGPKYPRRERIPLLSIPRPFGGRPLSLRDRSFIFKGRQMRFEPPMRLRIPPPFRPRPHLGDMPPRGPPSSVLAIRKKRFQSDPVPLKRLQPRAQQSPDRDEDQAGRSLRETNTRKEQVESRRSLNTHRSSPVEKRDLVVVSHWAAGPSTSKEDSPSKDRSPKSKTDASLSNPPTKADSRSQSPERKRGYLERRTFRPVNIIADRPFRRPGPMQRPKFLGPRKPGPEPSENFRRPLMENLVPRPFPNQKPVFRKSYSIMSKYRNMRVMRQRAPFNRGPPQQRW, encoded by the exons ATGGTCCGACCACATTTTGGACCTCCACGCATAAAGCCCAG CAGATCCTATGATGGTCATGGCAGTGGGCACAGAGAAGGTAATTATTCCCCAAACTCAAAAGCAAGAAGAGACCCCCACGGCCACCCAGGAAAGCCCCATGCAAACTGGAGCGAGTCGAGGGGTAGAGGTCGACCCCCACCCGACAGAAGAGCTCCACTTATGGAAGACCGAGAGCCACGTTTCAATAACTGGAGGTCGCACAATCAGGATTCCTATCAATCATATCCTCCTAAAATGGAACCACATCACAGCCAGAGGAGACCGCCTTCATCCAGACCAAACCGTTCCCCGCATGCCCCGCATCAATCATCAGCCCGCAGTCCTCCACGAGGGCCCCCAGGTCATAGGGGTCCTCCTCCTCATGGCCACTCCTCATCTCACAGATCACCCTCCCCGAGACGTGTTCGAGGCCATCCCGGTGACAAGAGGCCTGGCCCCCCACCCGCCTTTCAGGGCTCTTTCAGAGACCCCAAAAGAGAGCCTGGTTTCCCCCAACAGGAGCCGAGGCATCGAGGCCCCCGTGGGGATGTCAGTCCAAGAGAGAGGCCCTTTGTGGACTCTGGTCACGGCAAGAAGCGATGGAACGACGGCGGAGCATTCTCTCATCCGCATAATGGCCAACACGGGCCTCCGGTGCCTCAGCGGAGCCCAAGAGAGATGCATGGGAGAGGCTCGTGTCCAGAGAG GTGGTCATCTGAGCAAGACTCCAGAAGGCAACGTGGTCCCATGGAGAGGCAGGGCGGCAGACCCCACAGCATGGAGAGTGCAAAAGATCTCCCTCGGCTCCCCCTTTTCAGACCCCCACCTTGGAAAGGAGGCCCGCCGCCATCTTCGTCCTTCCACAGGAGCCCCCCGGACAGGCAACTGATGGGTCCCCCCCGCAAGAGGAGACTATCAGAAGTCAGCATGTCCTCATCCATCCCGCCACAGGATCACAGTGGCCCTAAATACCCCAGAAGAGAGAGAATTCCACTCCTCAGTATTCCCAGACCATTTGGTGGTAGACCTTTATCACTTAGGGATAGAAGTTTCATATTTAAAGGCAGACAAATGCGATTTGAGCCCCCCATGAGACTAAGAATTCCTCCACCTTTCAGACCCAGGCCGCATCTGGGTGACATGCCCCCTCGGGGACCTCCCAGCTCTGTTCTTGCTATCAGAAAGAAGCGTTTCCAGTCTGATCCTGTTCCCTTGAAAAGGCTGCAACCAAGAGCTCAACAGTCCCCCGACAGAGATGAAGACCAAGCCGGCAGGTCCCTGCGTGAGACTAATACCAGAAAAGAACAGGTGGAGTCTCGTCGCTCCTTGAATACGCACAG ATCTTCCCCCGTCGAGAAACGAGACCTTGTCGTCGTCTCTCACTGGGCGGCCGGCCCAAGCACATCCAAGGAAGACTCTCCTTCGAAAGACCGAAGCCCAAAGTCCAAAACTG ACGCGTCTCTGAGCAACCCACCAACAAAAGCTGACTCAAGATCACAATCGCCAGAAAGAAAACGAGGATATCTGGAGAGAAGAACCTTCAG GCCAGTTAATATAATAGCTGACAGGCCCTTCAGACGACCTGGACCCATGCAA AGACCAAAGTTTCTCGGACCCAGAAAGCCTGGCCCCGAGCCGTCTGAGAATTTTCGACGACCACTCATG GAGAACTTGGTGCCACGCCCCTTCCCAAACCAAAAGCCAGTGTTCCGAAAAAGTTACAGTATCATGTCCAAGTACCGCAACATGAGAGTGATGCGACAGCGTGCGCCGTTCAACCGAGGACCCCCCCAACAGCGCTGGTGA
- the si:dkey-71d15.2 gene encoding SH3 domain-containing kinase-binding protein 1, with product MENTKRNLRVTSPMPQQNSHEANQNGASRPADKPRHVRTQSSASLSPLLPKALSAVLHARQVHVLPRLNLDSEPGPIRGPAEHSSPKLEQLQSELGELREQFEQMKTQHNKEIKLLMSELDEEKRIRLTLQMELQRIKKHMSK from the exons ATGGAAAATACTAAAAGGAATTTACGTGTGACTTCTCCAATGCCTCAACAAAACTCCCATGAAGCAAACCAGAATGGAGCTTCCCGTCCT GCAGATAAACCCAGACATGTTCGTACGCAGTCATCTGCATCACTCTCGCCGCTGCTTCCCAAAGCTCTCTCCGCCGTCCTGCACGCCAGACAAGTCCACGTCCTCCCCCGCCTGAACCTCGACTCCGAGCCTGGACCCATCAGAGGCCCGGCAGAACACTCGTCACCCAAACTGGAGCAGCTGCAGTCGGAGCTGGGAGAATTGAGGGAGCAGTTTGAACAGATGAAAACTCAGCACAA CAAAGAAATTAAACTTCTGATGAGTGAGCTGGATGAAGAGAAGAGAATTCGTTTGACCTTACAG ATGGAGCTACAACGTATAAAGAAGCACATGTCAAAATGA
- the si:ch211-114c12.2 gene encoding uncharacterized protein si:ch211-114c12.2 isoform X3, producing MVRPHFGPPRIKPRSYDGHGSGHREGNYSPNSKARRDPHGHPGKPHANWSESRGRGRPPPDRRAPLMEDREPRFNNWRSHNQDSYQSYPPKMEPHHSQRRPPSSRPNRSPHAPHQSSARSPPRGPPGHRGPPPHGHSSSHRSPSPRRVRGHPGDKRPGPPPAFQGSFRDPKREPGFPQQEPRHRGPRGDVSPRERPFVDSGHGKKRWNDGGAFSHPHNGQHGPPVPQRSPREMHGRGSCPERWSSEQDSRRQRGPMERQGGRPHSMESAKDLPRLPLFRPPPWKGGPPPSSSFHRSPPDRQLMGPPRKRRLSEVSMSSSIPPQDHSGPKYPRRERIPLLSIPRPFGGRPLSLRDRSFIFKGRQMRFEPPMRLRIPPPFRPRPHLGDMPPRGPPSSVLAIRKKRFQSDPVPLKRLQPRAQQSPDRDEDQAGRSLRETNTRKEQVESRRSLNTHRSSPVEKRDLVVVSHWAAGPSTSKEDSPSKDRSPKSKTDASLSNPPTKADSRSQSPERKRGYLERRTFRPVNIIADRPFRRPGPMQRPKFLGPRKPGPEPSENFRRPLMENLVPRPFPNQKPVFRKSYSIMSKYRNMRVMRQRAPFNRGPPQQRW from the exons ATGGTCCGACCACATTTTGGACCTCCACGCATAAAGCCCAG ATCCTATGATGGTCATGGCAGTGGGCACAGAGAAGGTAATTATTCCCCAAACTCAAAAGCAAGAAGAGACCCCCACGGCCACCCAGGAAAGCCCCATGCAAACTGGAGCGAGTCGAGGGGTAGAGGTCGACCCCCACCCGACAGAAGAGCTCCACTTATGGAAGACCGAGAGCCACGTTTCAATAACTGGAGGTCGCACAATCAGGATTCCTATCAATCATATCCTCCTAAAATGGAACCACATCACAGCCAGAGGAGACCGCCTTCATCCAGACCAAACCGTTCCCCGCATGCCCCGCATCAATCATCAGCCCGCAGTCCTCCACGAGGGCCCCCAGGTCATAGGGGTCCTCCTCCTCATGGCCACTCCTCATCTCACAGATCACCCTCCCCGAGACGTGTTCGAGGCCATCCCGGTGACAAGAGGCCTGGCCCCCCACCCGCCTTTCAGGGCTCTTTCAGAGACCCCAAAAGAGAGCCTGGTTTCCCCCAACAGGAGCCGAGGCATCGAGGCCCCCGTGGGGATGTCAGTCCAAGAGAGAGGCCCTTTGTGGACTCTGGTCACGGCAAGAAGCGATGGAACGACGGCGGAGCATTCTCTCATCCGCATAATGGCCAACACGGGCCTCCGGTGCCTCAGCGGAGCCCAAGAGAGATGCATGGGAGAGGCTCGTGTCCAGAGAG GTGGTCATCTGAGCAAGACTCCAGAAGGCAACGTGGTCCCATGGAGAGGCAGGGCGGCAGACCCCACAGCATGGAGAGTGCAAAAGATCTCCCTCGGCTCCCCCTTTTCAGACCCCCACCTTGGAAAGGAGGCCCGCCGCCATCTTCGTCCTTCCACAGGAGCCCCCCGGACAGGCAACTGATGGGTCCCCCCCGCAAGAGGAGACTATCAGAAGTCAGCATGTCCTCATCCATCCCGCCACAGGATCACAGTGGCCCTAAATACCCCAGAAGAGAGAGAATTCCACTCCTCAGTATTCCCAGACCATTTGGTGGTAGACCTTTATCACTTAGGGATAGAAGTTTCATATTTAAAGGCAGACAAATGCGATTTGAGCCCCCCATGAGACTAAGAATTCCTCCACCTTTCAGACCCAGGCCGCATCTGGGTGACATGCCCCCTCGGGGACCTCCCAGCTCTGTTCTTGCTATCAGAAAGAAGCGTTTCCAGTCTGATCCTGTTCCCTTGAAAAGGCTGCAACCAAGAGCTCAACAGTCCCCCGACAGAGATGAAGACCAAGCCGGCAGGTCCCTGCGTGAGACTAATACCAGAAAAGAACAGGTGGAGTCTCGTCGCTCCTTGAATACGCACAG ATCTTCCCCCGTCGAGAAACGAGACCTTGTCGTCGTCTCTCACTGGGCGGCCGGCCCAAGCACATCCAAGGAAGACTCTCCTTCGAAAGACCGAAGCCCAAAGTCCAAAACTG ACGCGTCTCTGAGCAACCCACCAACAAAAGCTGACTCAAGATCACAATCGCCAGAAAGAAAACGAGGATATCTGGAGAGAAGAACCTTCAG GCCAGTTAATATAATAGCTGACAGGCCCTTCAGACGACCTGGACCCATGCAA AGACCAAAGTTTCTCGGACCCAGAAAGCCTGGCCCCGAGCCGTCTGAGAATTTTCGACGACCACTCATG GAGAACTTGGTGCCACGCCCCTTCCCAAACCAAAAGCCAGTGTTCCGAAAAAGTTACAGTATCATGTCCAAGTACCGCAACATGAGAGTGATGCGACAGCGTGCGCCGTTCAACCGAGGACCCCCCCAACAGCGCTGGTGA
- the lipia gene encoding lipase member H isoform X1, with protein MSLWPFLILLLAITADICKGRLAKECADLIDLDLAHAIIGTSLKIRLLLFTRDTIHCGSLLSHTNFLAEPNFNLSRPTTFVIHGFRPTGSPPVWAHKMTELLLARNDINVIMVDWNNGAANLNYFKVVENTHKAGENLTAFLKLMKEHRASPSDIHIIGISLGAHISGFVGANLNGTIGRITALDPAGPLFTGTSLEDRLDPTDAQFVDALHTDIDGLGYREPIGHIDFYANEGTDQPGCPKTIFSGTAYFKCDHQRSVYLYLESLNQSCSSRAFPCASFKDFKDGKCTSCTQFGDAGCPVFGYNINKWRHILLKLGQTKTYFTTNDKAPFCMANYRLDVVVWNEAEHWGYITAKLHGNGTDAVAYIDRAAQFKKFTETKLFAQFDSDLPSVTKMSLTFSTGNVFKPKYKLRILWIRLTHLERHDRPLCRYDLVLEESKEVSFTPLPCQDSNF; from the exons ATGTCCCTGTGGCCATTCCTGATACTTCTCTTGGCAATAACTGCAGATATATGCAAAGGTAGGCTCG CTAAAGAATGTGCGGACTTAATAGATTTAGATCTGGCTCACGCGATCATCGGGACCAGCCTCAAGATAAGATTGCTGCTTTTCACCAGGGACACAATACACTGCGGCTCGCTTCTGTCTCACACCAACTTCTTGGCCGAGCCTAACTTCAACCTTTCTCGACCCACGACCTTTGTCATCCACGGGTTTCGGCCCACGGGCTCGCCCCCCGTGTGGGCTCACAAAATGACAGAACTGCTTCTGGCCAGAAATGACATCAACGTCATAATGGTGGACTGGAATAACGGAGCTGCTAACTTGAATTATTTCAAGGTGGTGGAGAACACACACAAGGCTGGAGAAAACCTCACTGCCTTTCTTAAACTGATGAAG GAGCACCGTGCCTCTCCGAGTGATATCCATATCATCGGAATAAGTCTTGGCGCTCACATATCTGGTTTTGTGGGCGCGAACTTGAACGGCACAATTGGAAGGATTACAG CTCTGGATCCTGCAGGGCCCTTGTTCACCGGAACTTCCCTAGAGGACCGTCTGGATCCCACAGACGCCCAGTTTGTCGATGCTCTGCACACAGACATCGATG GCTTGGGTTACAGAGAACCTATTGGTCACATTGATTTTTATGCCAATGAAGGAACAGATCAACCTGGCTGCCCTAAAACCATCTTCTCAG gaACAGCCTACTTTAAATGTGACCATCAGAGATCAGTGTACCTCTACCTTGAGTCTTTGAATCAAAGTTGCAGCAGCAGAGCCTTCCCGTGCGCTTCGTTCAAGGATTTCAAGGACGGCAAGTGTACGAGCTGTACGCAGTTTGGGGATGCTGGATGCCCTGTTTTTG GTTACAACATCAACAAGTGGAGACACATTTTGTTGAAACTGGGCCAAACCAAAACTtacttcaccacaaatgacaAGGCTCCATTCTGCA TGGCCAATTACAGACTGGATGTGGTGGTATGGAATGAGGCGGAACACTGGGGTTATATCACTGCTAAACTTCACGGCAACGGTACAGACGCAGTGGCATACATTGACCG AGCAGCCCAGTTCAAGAAGTTCacagagacaaagttgttcgcACAGTTTGACAGCGACCTACCGTCAGTGACCAAGATGTCTCTCACGTTCTCCACTGGGAATGTTTTCAAACCCAAATATAAACTGCGCATTCTTTGGATACGTCTCACACATCTGGAACGACACGACAG GCCTCTGTGTCGCTACGACCTGGTTCTGGAGGAGAGCAAAGAGGTTTCCTTCACCCCGCTTCCCTGCCAGGACTCCAATTTCTGA